From one Luteolibacter sp. SL250 genomic stretch:
- a CDS encoding TIGR00645 family protein has translation MSSEEAPPSPHQPAFHRTLGNLIFFSRWLQAPLYFGLIVAQCVYVFHFLVELWHLIGKASKITETEIMLTVLGLIDVVMIANLLIMVIVGGYETFVSRLNLQRHPDQPEWLSHVNAGVLKVKLAMALIGISSVHLLKTFINAEKMAMNVIIAQVGIHLTFVVSALILAYVDRMTSGGGKAKAH, from the coding sequence ATGAGTTCCGAAGAAGCCCCTCCTTCACCCCACCAGCCAGCATTCCACCGGACGCTGGGAAACCTCATTTTCTTCAGCCGCTGGCTCCAGGCCCCCCTGTATTTCGGCCTGATCGTGGCGCAGTGCGTCTATGTCTTCCATTTTCTGGTGGAGCTGTGGCACCTCATTGGGAAGGCATCGAAGATCACCGAAACGGAGATCATGCTCACCGTGCTGGGCCTGATCGACGTGGTGATGATCGCGAACCTGCTGATCATGGTGATCGTCGGCGGCTACGAGACGTTCGTTTCACGGTTGAACCTGCAGCGGCATCCGGATCAGCCGGAGTGGCTGTCCCACGTGAACGCCGGAGTGCTGAAGGTGAAACTGGCGATGGCGCTCATCGGTATTTCCTCCGTCCACCTGCTGAAGACCTTCATCAACGCGGAGAAAATGGCGATGAACGTGATCATCGCCCAGGTGGGCATCCACCTCACCTTCGTGGTTTCCGCGCTGATCCTCGCCTATGTGGACCGGATGACATCCGGAGGCGGCAAGGCCAAGGCCCACTGA
- a CDS encoding aminotransferase class III-fold pyridoxal phosphate-dependent enzyme, with translation MSASLLDQYTMPNYRRYEFYPERGEGSYLWDRDGKKYLDFAGGVAVCPLGHSHPEVVKAIQDQAAKLIHVSNWFQIPQQGELAKILVDDVLGIPGKCFFGNSGAEANEGLIKIARKYGIAKPAADGTPRHEILTFTGSFHGRTFATMTATAQEKIHGGFGPLLPGFKYLPFNDISALEAAISPNTVAILLEPVQGESGVHPATPEFLRAAAKLRDKHDLLLLFDEIQCGLGRTGDLGGWRSIVPGDEILPDAISWAKSIGSGYALGSFWARKRPVGDGMDLCDILGPGSHGSTYGGSPLACATALATVGVILRDNLAANAKALGSSISNAVSAWQVPALKGVRAFGCMIGLQLDTAVIEANEDFKTSGKAASIWVGQLLLDAGLLVIPAGLDVVRLLPPLNASGDEAREALSILERVLGKIGV, from the coding sequence ATGAGTGCCTCGCTCCTCGATCAATATACGATGCCCAACTACCGCCGCTACGAGTTCTACCCGGAACGCGGCGAGGGATCGTATCTCTGGGACCGGGACGGGAAAAAGTATCTCGATTTCGCCGGTGGCGTCGCGGTCTGTCCGCTGGGCCACTCGCACCCGGAGGTGGTGAAGGCCATCCAGGATCAGGCCGCGAAGCTGATCCATGTCTCGAACTGGTTCCAGATCCCGCAACAGGGGGAACTGGCGAAGATCCTCGTGGATGACGTCCTCGGCATTCCCGGGAAGTGCTTCTTCGGCAACTCCGGTGCGGAAGCGAACGAGGGGCTGATCAAGATCGCCCGGAAATACGGCATCGCGAAGCCCGCCGCCGACGGCACGCCGCGGCATGAGATCCTGACCTTCACCGGCAGTTTCCACGGTCGGACGTTCGCCACCATGACGGCGACGGCCCAGGAAAAGATCCACGGCGGCTTCGGCCCGCTGCTGCCCGGCTTCAAATACCTGCCGTTCAACGACATTTCCGCCCTGGAGGCAGCCATCTCCCCGAACACGGTGGCCATCCTTCTGGAACCGGTCCAGGGGGAAAGCGGAGTCCACCCCGCCACCCCGGAGTTCCTGCGCGCCGCCGCAAAGCTGCGCGACAAGCACGACCTCCTGCTGCTGTTCGACGAGATCCAGTGCGGTCTTGGCCGGACCGGCGATCTGGGCGGCTGGCGCTCCATCGTCCCCGGAGACGAGATCCTTCCTGACGCCATCAGTTGGGCGAAGTCGATCGGCAGTGGCTATGCGCTCGGTTCTTTCTGGGCCCGCAAGCGTCCCGTTGGCGATGGCATGGATCTCTGCGACATCCTCGGCCCGGGCAGCCACGGCAGCACCTATGGAGGCTCTCCGCTCGCCTGCGCCACCGCGCTGGCAACCGTGGGTGTGATCCTGCGGGACAACCTCGCGGCCAATGCAAAGGCGCTCGGGTCCTCCATCTCGAATGCGGTTTCCGCGTGGCAGGTTCCCGCGCTGAAAGGTGTCCGCGCCTTCGGCTGCATGATCGGCCTCCAGCTCGACACTGCCGTGATCGAGGCGAACGAGGATTTCAAAACCTCGGGCAAGGCGGCCTCCATCTGGGTTGGCCAGCTCCTGCTGGACGCCGGACTTCTGGTGATCCCCGCCGGACTGGACGTCGTCCGCCTGCTGCCACCGCTGAACGCCAGCGGGGACGAAGCGCGCGAAGCGCTTTCAATCCTGGAACGCGTGCTCGGGAAAATCGGAGTTTGA
- a CDS encoding TonB-dependent siderophore receptor, which yields MKNTRQHLVPAREAVAACCALATSVLIAREESGTTLPTVEVVANATDSPVLYQARSSSAALFTDTPLIETPFSVGVYNQELIEDQRAFDLRDVLENDPSVALQMPGTYHHSQNFSLRGFRVDNFNGYRVDGLPFIHTVAPLIDDKERVELLKGPAALRFGLMSPGGAINLVRKRPTEDLSTSLHFDVDTFGRFYNQIDIGDTVAGGKFGYRLVLGGEEFEDFYDNAGGDRLFGTLFTEWKPTESLTIWSSIGAQDFKRNGYYGPLVTADGQSVLDPGVKTNSMQDWARSKHESFGTAIGADFQINEDWKLRSSVNYQDSERDTVATYASGVMANGDFEDAAYIDIDPSTWEAYGAHLHLEGNFETGGIGHEIVVGGQYRSYDSTFNRDIYTPVGPNNIHDLIPYPMPAPGPDIGPGRDLRTQDYTSDEIGFFLTDTIKFNEHWSTLLGLRYSKFDNNNLSTVGPAVTESSDSQSNWAPTAALMYSPVKNVHTYVTYTQGMEDPGVAIGVQESEQFEIGVKAQTEDGRFSGELAVFHIEQDQIIDIDPSPGYDPAFDGLQRHRGIEASFRGRFTDIFQAGIGAMMLDAEQVDTQDGLNDGNRPSHVPDFQVNIWGAFDIPQVPGLTLTAGARFVDKQYLDGENTFATGSYSVVDIGARYKIRTDSADYTVRLNIENVLDERYYETGEFYAGDGGYLAYGAPVHATLSLQIDF from the coding sequence ATGAAAAACACACGACAACATCTGGTTCCCGCCCGTGAGGCGGTTGCCGCCTGCTGCGCCCTTGCCACCTCCGTCCTCATCGCCCGGGAAGAATCCGGGACGACACTCCCCACCGTTGAGGTGGTCGCGAATGCAACGGACTCGCCGGTCCTCTACCAGGCCCGCTCCTCCTCCGCGGCGCTGTTCACGGACACGCCCCTGATCGAGACTCCGTTCAGTGTCGGAGTTTACAACCAGGAGCTGATCGAGGACCAGCGCGCCTTCGATCTGCGCGACGTGCTTGAGAATGATCCGAGCGTCGCCCTACAGATGCCCGGCACCTACCATCACAGCCAGAATTTCTCCCTGCGCGGTTTCCGGGTGGATAATTTCAACGGCTACCGCGTTGACGGCCTGCCTTTCATCCATACCGTCGCCCCGCTCATCGACGACAAGGAGCGGGTGGAACTGCTCAAGGGGCCGGCCGCGCTGCGCTTCGGCCTGATGTCCCCCGGCGGAGCGATCAACCTGGTGCGCAAGCGCCCCACCGAGGATCTCTCCACCAGCCTCCACTTCGATGTCGATACCTTCGGCCGGTTCTACAACCAGATCGACATCGGCGACACGGTAGCAGGTGGGAAGTTCGGCTACCGTCTGGTTCTTGGCGGCGAGGAGTTTGAGGATTTCTACGACAACGCGGGCGGCGACCGCCTGTTCGGTACGCTTTTCACCGAATGGAAGCCCACGGAATCCCTCACGATCTGGTCATCCATCGGCGCGCAGGATTTCAAACGGAACGGCTACTACGGCCCGCTGGTTACCGCCGACGGCCAGTCTGTTCTCGATCCCGGCGTGAAAACCAACTCCATGCAGGACTGGGCGCGCAGCAAGCATGAGTCGTTCGGCACGGCCATCGGTGCGGATTTCCAGATCAACGAGGACTGGAAGCTCCGCAGCTCCGTCAATTACCAGGATTCCGAGCGCGACACCGTCGCTACATACGCCTCCGGAGTCATGGCCAACGGCGATTTCGAAGACGCAGCCTACATCGACATCGACCCGTCCACCTGGGAAGCCTACGGCGCCCATCTCCACCTGGAAGGAAACTTCGAGACTGGGGGCATCGGGCATGAAATTGTGGTCGGCGGGCAATACAGGAGCTACGACAGCACGTTCAACCGGGACATATACACGCCCGTTGGGCCGAACAACATCCATGACCTGATACCTTACCCGATGCCAGCGCCAGGACCGGATATCGGCCCCGGCCGTGACCTACGCACGCAAGACTACACATCCGATGAAATCGGCTTTTTCCTGACCGACACCATCAAGTTCAACGAGCATTGGTCCACCCTGCTCGGACTGCGCTACAGCAAATTCGACAACAACAACCTTTCGACCGTCGGCCCGGCGGTCACCGAATCTTCCGACAGCCAGAGCAACTGGGCACCGACCGCCGCCCTGATGTATTCACCGGTGAAAAACGTCCATACCTACGTGACCTACACCCAAGGTATGGAGGACCCCGGCGTGGCTATCGGCGTGCAGGAGTCCGAGCAGTTTGAGATCGGCGTGAAGGCGCAGACGGAGGACGGCCGTTTCTCCGGCGAGCTCGCGGTGTTCCATATCGAACAGGATCAGATCATCGACATCGACCCTTCCCCGGGCTACGACCCGGCTTTCGACGGCCTGCAGCGTCACCGCGGCATCGAGGCCTCTTTCCGCGGGCGTTTCACCGATATTTTCCAGGCGGGCATCGGCGCGATGATGCTTGATGCGGAGCAGGTGGACACCCAGGACGGCCTCAACGACGGCAACCGCCCATCGCACGTCCCCGACTTCCAGGTCAACATCTGGGGCGCGTTCGACATCCCCCAGGTGCCGGGTCTCACGCTCACGGCCGGCGCGCGTTTCGTGGACAAACAGTATCTGGATGGGGAAAACACATTCGCCACCGGTTCGTATTCGGTGGTTGATATCGGCGCGCGCTACAAAATCCGGACCGACTCGGCCGATTACACGGTGCGCCTCAACATCGAGAACGTGCTGGATGAGCGCTATTACGAAACCGGCGAGTTCTACGCGGGGGACGGCGGCTACCTCGCCTACGGAGCGCCTGTCCACGCGACACTGTCCCTGCAGATCGACTTCTGA
- a CDS encoding PepSY-associated TM helix domain-containing protein has protein sequence MSLRKVTFWIHLLAGLVAGGVVAVMSVTGIAIAFEEEILAWTDRKVSHRAAPVPVTPVMGIEELRAKAAWEKGRVASVVTFSDRSRNWEFHTDDGGKLYVDPHSGAMDESRADATHEVIHKLEEWHRWLGARDGQTSVGRLVTGICNLMFVVLCVTGLYLWFPRRWSWRALRPLVGLVGLVARFRGKARDFNLHNVFGFWSLPVLLVLAVTAVPISFAWGHRLVFTLMGEEAPESRNYGMMAIKPPVVAMPSGGIPRLPAEAAIARVAEAFPDWESISLEFPGTEEPAGGPPAPLDFGVTVPDPMPSRAYIPVKSDPFTGEILQAVRFGDRSAGLQARVWVRFLHTGAAFGVPGKVVASLACAAALVLVWTGFSLSWRRFSGLRRRASVPLSTKLHHEKHTTTSGSRP, from the coding sequence ATGTCGTTGCGCAAAGTCACTTTCTGGATCCACCTCCTCGCAGGATTGGTCGCGGGAGGGGTGGTGGCGGTCATGTCGGTGACGGGGATTGCGATCGCTTTCGAGGAGGAGATCCTCGCTTGGACGGACCGGAAGGTGAGCCATCGTGCCGCGCCGGTGCCGGTGACCCCGGTGATGGGAATCGAGGAGCTGAGGGCGAAGGCTGCGTGGGAGAAAGGGCGGGTGGCATCGGTGGTGACCTTCAGCGACAGGTCACGGAACTGGGAATTCCACACGGACGACGGGGGCAAGCTGTATGTCGATCCGCATTCCGGGGCGATGGATGAGTCACGGGCGGATGCCACGCACGAGGTGATCCACAAGCTGGAAGAATGGCACCGTTGGCTGGGTGCCAGAGATGGGCAGACGTCGGTGGGCAGATTGGTGACGGGCATCTGCAATCTGATGTTCGTGGTCCTGTGCGTGACCGGGCTTTACCTATGGTTTCCCCGCCGGTGGAGCTGGAGGGCGCTGCGTCCGCTGGTGGGGCTGGTGGGGCTGGTGGCGCGGTTCCGTGGGAAGGCGCGCGATTTCAACCTCCACAATGTGTTCGGGTTCTGGTCGTTGCCGGTGTTGCTGGTGCTGGCAGTGACAGCGGTCCCAATTTCGTTCGCGTGGGGCCACCGGCTGGTGTTCACACTCATGGGCGAAGAAGCGCCGGAATCGCGCAACTACGGGATGATGGCGATCAAGCCGCCGGTCGTGGCCATGCCTTCCGGGGGAATCCCGCGCCTGCCGGCCGAGGCGGCGATCGCGCGTGTGGCGGAGGCGTTTCCGGACTGGGAATCCATTTCGCTTGAGTTTCCCGGGACGGAAGAACCGGCGGGGGGGCCTCCCGCTCCGCTGGACTTCGGGGTCACTGTGCCGGATCCGATGCCGAGCCGCGCGTATATCCCGGTGAAGTCCGATCCTTTCACCGGGGAAATCCTGCAGGCGGTGCGCTTCGGCGACCGCAGCGCGGGTCTGCAGGCGCGGGTATGGGTCCGCTTCCTGCACACGGGGGCGGCCTTCGGTGTGCCGGGAAAGGTGGTGGCCTCGCTCGCATGCGCCGCAGCGCTGGTGCTTGTGTGGACCGGATTCTCCCTGTCATGGCGCCGCTTTTCCGGCCTCCGCCGCCGCGCCTCCGTTCCCCTTTCCACGAAACTCCATCATGAAAAACACACGACAACATCTGGTTCCCGCCCGTGA
- the kdpF gene encoding K(+)-transporting ATPase subunit F, giving the protein METIIIGGIAALLFIYLFVAMIRPEKF; this is encoded by the coding sequence ATGGAAACCATCATCATCGGGGGCATCGCGGCCCTCCTCTTCATCTACCTCTTCGTGGCCATGATCCGGCCTGAAAAATTCTGA
- the kdpA gene encoding potassium-transporting ATPase subunit KdpA: protein MNTTDWLQLALFIGVVALITKPLGIHLTKVLDADGKTFLDPVIRPLERLTYALMGVDRNKEHDWKQYTLAMLVFSMVGCIFTYAILRLQHLLPLNPQGLSGLGHHLAFNTAISFTTNTNWQSYGGESTMSYFSQMVGLTFHNFVSAATGIAIAAALIRGIARRSSETLGNFWVDLVRSTYYLLLPICLVFAVFLMSQGMIQNFKPYDTAKLTEPVKVMVEKTNDAGETVTGADGNPVMEESIVNTQTIVQGPMASQVAIKMLGTNGGGYTNANAAQPFENPTPLSNFIQMVSIFAIGSAFTYYLGRMTGNQAHGWAVWSAMTVLFLAGVIFCWKAEAVGNPIHQTLGVLAGDGNMEGKEVRFGIFNSSLFAVITTSASCGAVNSMHDSFTALGGFVPLFMMQLGEVVFGGVGAGIYGMLVFVILAVFIAGLMVGRTPEYLGKKIGAFDVKMSMLSLLVLCLSTLGFTAWASVSGWGLAGLNNNGPHGFTEMLYAYSSATGNNGSAFAGLTANPANGDPNYNVTLGYAMLIGRFLMIIPIMALAGSLVRKKVSPPGMGTFPVHGPTFVVLLIGSVLLIGALNFLPALALGPIVEHFLNLKGQLF, encoded by the coding sequence ATGAACACGACCGACTGGCTGCAACTCGCCCTCTTCATCGGCGTTGTCGCCCTCATCACCAAGCCACTGGGCATCCACCTCACCAAGGTTCTCGATGCGGACGGAAAAACCTTCCTCGATCCGGTCATCCGGCCGCTCGAGCGGCTCACCTACGCCCTGATGGGGGTGGACCGCAACAAGGAGCACGACTGGAAGCAATACACCCTGGCAATGCTGGTCTTCAGCATGGTGGGCTGCATCTTCACCTACGCGATCCTGAGGCTCCAGCACCTGCTCCCCCTCAATCCGCAGGGACTGTCGGGACTGGGCCACCACCTGGCTTTCAACACGGCCATCAGCTTCACCACCAACACCAACTGGCAGAGCTACGGCGGTGAGTCCACCATGTCCTATTTTTCCCAGATGGTGGGCCTCACGTTCCACAACTTCGTCTCGGCCGCGACAGGCATCGCCATCGCCGCGGCACTGATCCGCGGCATCGCCCGGCGCAGCTCGGAGACACTCGGCAACTTCTGGGTCGATCTGGTCCGCAGCACCTACTACCTGCTGCTGCCCATCTGCCTGGTGTTCGCCGTCTTCCTGATGTCCCAGGGGATGATCCAGAACTTCAAGCCGTATGACACCGCCAAGCTGACGGAACCGGTGAAGGTCATGGTCGAAAAGACCAATGACGCGGGTGAAACCGTGACCGGTGCCGACGGCAATCCGGTGATGGAGGAGAGCATCGTGAACACCCAGACGATCGTCCAGGGCCCGATGGCCTCCCAGGTGGCGATCAAGATGCTGGGCACCAACGGCGGTGGATACACCAATGCCAATGCGGCGCAGCCGTTCGAGAACCCCACCCCCTTGTCCAACTTCATCCAGATGGTGTCCATCTTCGCCATCGGCAGCGCGTTCACCTACTACCTGGGCCGTATGACTGGGAACCAGGCCCACGGCTGGGCCGTGTGGTCCGCGATGACCGTGCTGTTCCTCGCCGGGGTGATCTTCTGCTGGAAGGCGGAAGCGGTTGGAAATCCCATCCACCAGACGCTGGGCGTGCTGGCCGGTGACGGCAACATGGAGGGCAAGGAGGTCCGCTTCGGCATCTTCAATTCGTCTCTGTTCGCGGTGATCACCACCTCGGCCTCCTGCGGCGCGGTCAACTCCATGCACGATTCCTTCACCGCTCTCGGCGGCTTCGTTCCGCTGTTCATGATGCAGCTAGGGGAGGTCGTCTTCGGCGGCGTGGGCGCCGGGATCTACGGCATGCTGGTCTTCGTCATCCTGGCGGTGTTCATCGCCGGCCTGATGGTGGGCCGCACTCCGGAGTATCTCGGCAAGAAGATCGGGGCTTTCGATGTGAAGATGTCAATGCTGTCACTGCTGGTGCTCTGCCTCTCCACCCTGGGCTTCACCGCCTGGGCATCCGTGAGCGGCTGGGGTCTGGCGGGCCTGAACAACAATGGTCCCCACGGCTTCACCGAGATGCTGTATGCCTACAGCTCCGCCACCGGCAACAACGGCAGCGCCTTCGCAGGCCTGACCGCGAACCCTGCCAACGGCGACCCGAACTACAACGTCACGCTCGGCTACGCGATGCTCATCGGCCGCTTCCTCATGATCATCCCGATCATGGCGCTGGCCGGTTCCCTGGTGCGCAAAAAGGTCTCCCCTCCCGGGATGGGCACCTTCCCGGTGCACGGCCCCACCTTCGTGGTGCTGCTCATCGGATCCGTGCTGCTCATCGGCGCGCTGAACTTCCTCCCCGCCCTGGCGCTGGGCCCCATTGTCGAGCACTTCCTCAACCTCAAGGGCCAGCTTTTCTAA
- the kdpB gene encoding potassium-transporting ATPase subunit KdpB, with translation MSHQAPSLFDWKIAGPAIGESFKKLDPRLMIRNPVMFVTLVGAVLTSASIFTAESHHPFIIQLAVWLWFTVLFANFAEAVAEGRGKAQADSLRKARKDTMARRLKNGREEKVPAPQLEKGDTVVCEPGDTIPADGEVIEGIASVDEAAITGESAPVIRESGGDRSAVTGGTMVISDRIVIRITSEKGNTFLDRMISMVEGAKRQKTPNEIALTILLSALTLIFLLVVVTLKPFGTYAGVNFTMPVLIALLVCLIPTTIGGLLSAIGISGIDRLIRRNVMATSGRAVEAAGDIDVLLLDKTGTITIGNRMASDFVPAPGVSEQQLADAAQLASLADETPEGRSIVVLAKDRFNIRGRELAEPHATFIPFTAQTRMSGVGFDGRSILKGAADSIKAHVIAGGGDYPIDVEKAVEAASRAGRTPLVVAEGNRVLGVVELKDVVKGGIKERFAQLRKMGIRTVMITGDNPMTAAAIAAEAGVDDFMAQATPEDKLRRIREEQAQGHLVAMTGDGTNDAPALAQADVGVAMNTGTQAAREAGNMVDLDSNPTKLIEIVEIGKQLLMTRGSLTTFSIANDVAKYFAIIPAMLMATFPAISPLNVMGLVSPQSAILSAIIFNALIIIALIPLALKGVHYRPVGAAAVLQRNLLVYGLGGLLLPFIGIKAIDVVITSLHLI, from the coding sequence ATGTCTCATCAAGCTCCATCACTGTTTGATTGGAAGATCGCCGGTCCTGCCATCGGTGAGTCTTTCAAGAAGCTCGACCCCCGCCTCATGATCAGGAATCCGGTCATGTTCGTCACGCTGGTGGGTGCCGTGCTCACATCCGCCAGCATCTTCACGGCGGAGTCGCACCACCCGTTCATCATCCAGCTCGCCGTCTGGCTCTGGTTCACCGTCCTGTTCGCGAACTTCGCGGAAGCGGTGGCGGAAGGCCGTGGCAAGGCCCAGGCGGACAGCCTGCGCAAGGCCCGCAAAGACACCATGGCCCGCCGCCTGAAGAACGGCCGCGAGGAGAAGGTCCCCGCACCGCAGCTCGAAAAGGGCGACACCGTCGTCTGCGAGCCAGGTGACACCATCCCCGCCGACGGCGAGGTCATCGAGGGCATCGCCAGCGTGGACGAGGCCGCCATCACCGGTGAGTCTGCCCCCGTCATCCGTGAAAGCGGCGGCGACCGCAGCGCCGTGACCGGCGGAACCATGGTCATCAGCGACCGCATCGTCATCCGGATCACGTCGGAGAAAGGCAACACCTTCCTCGACCGCATGATCTCGATGGTGGAGGGCGCGAAACGCCAGAAGACACCGAACGAAATCGCCCTGACGATCCTGCTGTCCGCCCTGACGCTGATCTTCCTGCTGGTGGTCGTGACGCTGAAGCCCTTCGGCACGTATGCCGGGGTGAACTTCACCATGCCGGTGCTGATCGCGCTTCTGGTCTGCCTCATCCCCACCACCATCGGCGGCCTCCTGAGCGCCATCGGCATCAGCGGCATCGACCGTCTGATCCGCCGCAACGTGATGGCGACGAGCGGCCGCGCGGTGGAAGCCGCCGGTGACATCGACGTGCTGCTGCTCGACAAGACCGGCACCATCACCATCGGCAACCGCATGGCGTCCGATTTCGTCCCCGCACCGGGCGTTTCGGAGCAGCAGCTCGCGGACGCCGCGCAGCTCGCCTCCCTGGCGGACGAAACCCCGGAGGGCCGCAGCATCGTGGTCCTGGCAAAGGACCGGTTCAACATCCGCGGGCGTGAGCTTGCGGAGCCGCACGCGACCTTCATCCCCTTCACCGCGCAGACCCGCATGAGCGGCGTGGGCTTCGACGGCCGGAGCATCCTCAAGGGTGCGGCGGACTCGATCAAGGCCCATGTCATCGCAGGCGGCGGCGACTACCCTATCGATGTGGAGAAAGCTGTGGAAGCTGCCTCCCGCGCCGGCCGCACCCCGCTGGTGGTCGCGGAAGGCAACCGCGTGCTGGGCGTGGTCGAACTGAAGGACGTCGTGAAAGGCGGCATCAAGGAGCGCTTCGCCCAGCTCCGGAAGATGGGCATCCGCACCGTGATGATCACCGGTGATAATCCGATGACCGCCGCCGCCATCGCCGCGGAGGCCGGTGTGGACGACTTCATGGCCCAGGCAACGCCGGAGGACAAGCTGCGCCGCATCCGCGAGGAACAGGCACAGGGTCACTTGGTGGCGATGACCGGTGACGGCACCAACGACGCCCCCGCGCTCGCCCAGGCGGACGTGGGGGTCGCGATGAACACGGGCACCCAGGCCGCACGCGAGGCGGGCAACATGGTGGACCTCGACAGCAACCCGACGAAGCTCATCGAGATCGTCGAGATCGGCAAGCAACTGCTGATGACCCGCGGATCGCTCACCACCTTCAGCATCGCGAACGACGTGGCGAAATACTTCGCCATCATCCCGGCGATGTTGATGGCGACCTTCCCCGCCATCTCCCCGCTGAATGTGATGGGTCTGGTCTCACCGCAGAGTGCGATCCTCAGCGCCATCATCTTCAACGCGCTCATCATCATCGCGCTGATCCCGCTGGCGCTGAAAGGCGTCCACTACCGCCCGGTCGGCGCGGCTGCGGTCCTCCAGCGGAACCTGCTCGTCTACGGCCTCGGCGGCCTGCTCCTGCCCTTCATCGGCATCAAGGCCATCGACGTCGTCATCACCTCGCTCCACCTCATCTGA
- the kdpC gene encoding K(+)-transporting ATPase subunit C gives MKTIISYFRGALAATAVLSVVACGLYPLAVWAIGQAAFRDKANGSLIVDKDGTVIGSSLLGQNFSGEGYFHPRPSAAGANGYDAASSSGTNLGPTSRKLADQVTDRIAAYRTVNGLPETAQVPADAVTASASGLDPHISPGNAELQIPRVAKSRGLTEEQVRALVESHTTKAILGILGAPGVNVLELNLALDDRKP, from the coding sequence ATGAAAACAATCATCTCATATTTCCGCGGTGCCCTGGCAGCCACCGCCGTGCTCTCCGTGGTCGCCTGCGGTCTCTATCCGCTCGCGGTCTGGGCCATCGGCCAGGCAGCCTTCCGCGACAAGGCGAACGGAAGCCTGATCGTGGACAAGGATGGAACCGTGATCGGTTCCTCCCTGCTCGGCCAGAACTTCTCCGGCGAAGGCTACTTCCACCCGCGGCCCAGCGCCGCGGGAGCCAACGGCTACGATGCGGCCAGCTCCAGCGGCACCAACCTCGGCCCGACTTCGCGGAAACTGGCCGACCAGGTCACGGATCGGATCGCGGCCTACCGGACTGTGAACGGCCTGCCGGAAACGGCCCAGGTCCCCGCGGATGCGGTCACCGCATCCGCCAGCGGCCTGGACCCGCACATCAGCCCGGGAAACGCGGAGCTCCAGATCCCCCGCGTGGCGAAGAGCCGTGGCCTGACGGAGGAACAGGTGCGTGCCCTCGTCGAAAGCCACACCACCAAGGCGATCCTGGGCATCCTCGGAGCGCCCGGTGTGAACGTGCTTGAGCTCAATCTCGCGTTGGATGACAGGAAACCATGA